gtgcaggaagcgggacctctaaccgctacactacatccgccctaacttttcactttataaataaatattataaatgcTAACATTAtgtaagaggtccgctgtggccgcactatcgatggttcgaaaccgctctagtgcaaaccaCGCCTTTCTTCTccctggggtcgataaattggtgccagacttgccTAGGGAGCATgaaaaagcactgacttggtcatcggctggccaGTCACATATgggccaacacacgttccgaaacctcaacgattgcgAGTCGCAGCGAACctcatcccaagtggattgacacCCCAGAGACTTTACTTTATTCTTCAACGCTGACATTGACGTTTAGGATGAATTACAACTCATCTGCTCCAGTATTCGTGATCCTAAAGAATTGAAGCGTCCCAGCACGATGAAAGAAGTGGAATCGATCAGATCGTTGTTTACCTGATGTGGATGCTGAACAGAGCAAATGTTAAAATAGTTTGTAGTTCTCGGCATAAGGTTCTTCTCTAACctttggtcactcgaaaacctTTGAAGTCTTGTGATAACACAACAAGAATGCGTTTACATGCGTTACGAATCTAATGTTTGTCTCACGGAGCTTCAGAGTGCAAATTTTAAACGCATGGAatagttaattaatttcaaCTATAATTCTAAAGCAGATATTATGTTAATGCATGTATTACGGCAGGTTTGCCTGAACGACCGCTATGAAAGCGCGATTGCAAGTGCAGTGCCGAGAGGATTTGTCTGACGGAGAAATTCCTCCGGGCGCGTCGCCGTCGCCCTAGTAAACATAGGGGCTAACGAGTATATACGTATCGAGCGAAGAACATATTTATTCGGTGGGGATAATTGATATTGCAAATATAAGCACCGGGAATCATAAATCATTAACTTAGCTCCACTTACCAACTGCTGTACCAGCAATCCTTCACGGTTCTGATGACCTCTATAGCGATACAGTGTTCtggaaatacaaaaaatttttgctGTAATGAAAATTTGTCGCAATACAACCGTACTTACCTTAATTCCCTTACCTATTCAGCAAATAATTAGTCCATACTTGATTTGGTGCTGCAATGATCGCATCCATCTCCTTCTTGGCCACCATCGCTCCGATGCGTAGTCGAAGGATCTCAACCACGCGATGTCGCACCACTTCGTCGTACTTCGGCCGTATACCATCCTACGAAAGAAGCAGTGATACTTTCACGCTGAAGACGCTCGAAAATTGTGAACGTTCACCGAAATCTCATTGAAGCTCATTTCGTAGACTTGCAGCATGGGGAATTTCAGGCCGATCGAAAGTGTGGTGTCGTGATCGGTGGTGATTATGGATAGACGCGTCAACATGTTGAATTCAGCAACACTGCAAACAAAATTTCGTATCCACGAGAACGTTCCTTCGTTTGCctgaaaacaatagaaatataGCTGAAGAACGTGTACATAGCCAGTAATGATAACTTTAGGAACTGGTAGCGGCGCAGAATGTTcagaaaaatgcaattttacgataaaaattgaaggaaacacggaaacaattttcaaaaccaGTCCCTGGAAACTGTCGAGAAACTTCTGCAAAGGTCACTGGATCCCGAATTCCCTTTCTATTTCATAGAAGAACAAACCGAAGGAGGGAGAGAGACGGACAGACAAAATCCGAAAGATCTACTCTTGAACGGAATTTCTGGATGTGACTTCCTGATTTCCGTAATTAAAAAGCATCGGTGTTCCTGATCACGTGCATCACAACGGTGTTACCCAAGGGCTTCATTCCCACACTATTTTTAATGGTAGGGTACAGTGTAGTGGTAAGTGGTTCCGTTGCGATTGCATAGTGggcggttcgaaaccgtctcTCAGGGACCCGCGTTGATGAAAGGGGTTCATCACGGGgtcactttatcttttatccctTTACTGCGATTTTTCCTTTACTCGACTGATACAAGGCAACATCAATTGTCAGCCCGCTGGTCTCTTTATCCATGTTTGGCTTAATCGCTTCACGACGGATGGATAAACGGACCACCTACAGTTCAGTGAAATAACGTGATAACTTGTACATTTAGTTCTATAAGAGATAactggataaagtgtctggcgtcaattaatccgtttgggatgcgcccccacgtccacttcaattcagaatcgtttgaggtttacgaacgcgtctTTGGCCGATGTACAGAGTTAGtgttttgtcctcccagataagtctggaaCCAATTAATCGATGCTGGTAGGATGAAAGTCCCGGTCGACACTAAGACattttcgaactatcgatcgagtcacagcggaacctcttgtcGAGTGCGCTACAGCACCCCCATTCAATTTTATAGCACCCgcttaaaaaataagatttattAGCAGCGTCAATGCCGACCATAGTTTCTACCATGCATATTGATCGTTCATTGCATAGAAAGAAAGGCTATTGATTATGTCTTAGTGACAGATTGTTTGATCTTTATTTGGCTACTTTGGGGTGCCTttgcctggaaaatcaagacACGTGTATCTACTCCTAACGCTCGTCTAACAGATATGATTTAGcgaacagattatttaaagaaCGTCAGAGACCGCGCTCTTGTAGCCAGATGTGATGTTGGGCCACCGTTGTGGTTGGCCGCTAGTTTAACTGAAATGCCCGCCTCTGCCCCGTGGTACCCGAGGTTGTATGGGCCGTGTTGGCggtgttttttcgttttggttTTGGTGTGATATAAATATGTTTTTCGTGTAGACGTCTGTTGGTGCCAGTGTGACGCTTTTGGGGGTGTTGTCTGACACTGTGGGGCTAAGGggatgtgtttttgttttagagCTGGTGTCTTGCGCGGATCATGTGATCTTCCTGTTGATGTCTATGCAGGTGTTTAGGTAGATAACCCCCATAAACCACTGATTAGTTATTGATCACCGATCACACCCGCCATGACGGAGCCATTGTGGAGATAATAAGTCGTCAATAGTGTCTAACaattgtcaaaaaaagaaatcacaagaaaaaaaactataaaactgTGATACCCTTTCGGGtgagtgtagcgcagccggtaaGAGGTCCACTGTGACcatacggtcgatggttcgaaactgcacTAGTGCCAagtaagcctttcatcctttcgggaCCGACAAATTGGTGCCACGCTTGTGTGAGAGGACGAAAACACCGACCTGATCTGAGTGGCCACCTCAAAGGGCcagcacgcgttccaaaacctcaacgactacgaatttcaatcaaaaaaactcagtggcgcatcccaagcggattgccAGAGATGCCAaagactttatttttttaataccgTTTCTTCTTATTTAATATCTTCCCAAGACCAACTTTTCCAATGAAAAAGGCGTGTAAAAATCCCATTCTTGGAGCTTGCTGCTACTGCAGCAAATAACGTTTTATTTTGACTAATCCTACAGCTGATCCTGCACTTCGGATTCTTTGTTAAATCAAAGAATCTGCCCACTGTTTTCgcaacaaaatgttttttagCGTGGACAATGTCTGCTCCAAAGAGGAGAAAACTGCTAATGTACTTAGATGAAACGTATCCACTGAGAACAACGTCACTCTGAAGAAGaccaaaaaaatctcatcaatAAAACAGCAAAGAACAACGAACTAAAGAAATAGCAGATTTTATCCTTTCCAGACTCCAACACAAGTGAGAAAACAAACATCAGTCAAAATTCCAACTTTCATTAGACGAAAAGGTGCACactttacagaaaaaaaggtagtTTTAAAAGTCAGATTGTCTTTTTTGCCTACTTTGAAACGATCGTTACAAATCTTAATCCGTAGAACGTTTTTTGGAtgcgaatttttcgaaaattttcatacgAGAACACTCTTTTCATCTCATTActgtcacttttttcttttagatgtAAGATCTTCTAGAAAAACGCCACTCGTCGAGACATAGTCATCGCGATTTATGTTAAGATGCTTGATCGCATCGCATCCACAGCAGCGCACGCAACCCGTTCCACCTCTGCCGTGGCGCAGTTAAACGCGCTTCGTGGCCTCTTAGACCACCGACCTACTGGGTATccgtaaaaaatggtttttgagCAGTTAACAGGGTTATAATACCAAAACACCATTGGTATTTTCCTTCTTGATTAAATTTCCGTTCGTACATGTGGGATTGCCACCGTAGCTATCGTATCTGCTACCTCTTATGAATCAAACTATCTTCATACAACGGTTTTAGGAAAGTTTCGAAGATTTCTTACCACTATAATCATGCTGGGGTTGGGAACTTTTGTATCCTTCTCAGATCGTTCAGCAGCTCCTTGCAGGAAAGCGGCGAGATTCCTATCGGCTTCCAGCTTTTGCATGCTGACCTGGAAATGGTGACCCGTGAACATGGCTGAGAATAGATATGCACATGCTGCATAATTCTGAATATTTCTGCGAAGATATCATAGTTTTATGGAAGGAGTTTAAtagggaaaaggaaaaaattcttagtTATAGTTTTAATATTTCGTAAAAATTTGCAACAGCCACATCTAGGGCTGCTTGTGGAGCATATttttagcaacaaaaaaaggtcTTCAGAGTTTGACTTCAGCTAATTCATCAAATTTTATGATCGTACTGTGTTCTCCTCTTctatttccttaattttcaaCCATCTTTAAACTCATATTCAATTTTGCTACGGAAAAGTTACGTATGTGACTTGTTGACGTTGCTTCAAGGTcagaaaaaacatttgcaGAGATAGATTTGATAAAACATTTGTTTATAGGcataggaaaataaaacaaagctTTTCCATTTAGTTAAGGGTTTAAtataagaaatgaagaagccagaaaaaattttccaagaatatCGTCATTTTCAAATACATTTTGATACTTATCTATTTCAACTAATGTTTGTGTCTCCATCCTTTTCCTCCCTAAAGTCGACTAGAGGGGGCGCTATCGACTAGGATGGAATATAACCGTATTTGTATGGTGAAATTCTGAATGCGGGCATGAATTTTATATCTTCCCATACTTTTACAGTATGCTAAACCAGAAATTTTCTATgacgatttttatttttcattgtaatttttttatggaaaagaGAAGTCAAAGTCATGAGTTAAGTGGAgaagaattttccaaaatcgAGTTTCAATTAGTGCAGGAGGTACAGTTGTTGATGCCAAGGATAAAAACGTACTTGTTCCTCGAACTCTCGAATATAGTGCTGAACTGCATGCATTTTTTCGATTGTGCGAGTCGAATGTACaggatttagaatttttccgcATATGTAAATGAGAAATTGGAATAAGAGTAATGTGGGGAGCAAGCTTTTCAAGCGAATCCATTTCCACATCTGAAAAACAAATTGGAATTTTAGAGATATAGATTGGCCGGTAAAAATCTACGCATTTTCCGAacaaaagacatttttttaagaaaaatctcaaGCGTTACTAACCGAAAATGAGATTTCCAGACTAACGCTGAATGATTCTAGTAAGAACAAGGGGACTAAAGTATCTTTCGAGTATTCTGTGATAGAAAATGCTTCTGGGTCAACGATTCAGATTTTTCTACGGCGAGAGTTTACAAACGTGCAGAACAGAAATTCAACGAAATCTCATCGGCACGAATGactttcagaaaattcctACAAGAACTGAAACATCTTCCAGAGCTGCTCTGGAGAAGCCGCACTAGTGCGTAGGGAACAAAAACTTGCATATGTTCCGTGTGACGATTTTTCGatgttatcaaaaaaaatcccatcgcCGCAAATACCAGACAACATCACGACAACGAGGATAGCCGTTTGAACCGGTTAGAAGAGGACCTGTACGAACCTACAGAAGTCACGTGGTCATTCCTGAACAATCGATCTTCTCTTTAAAAGTCACAGCTATGTAGAGGGCTTTAGCTCCGAAGTACAAGAAAACCCAGTAAAGGGGAAGACAAGGACACTCGCGGTAGGCAACCGGTCGAGGATAAAACAACTCCATTATTTCTCGGCgttttccttccaaaagtTCTGCTGATCAgcgcgatttttttctcaaaggatTAAACAGCTTCAGCATGCGTAATTTCCTTCTCCAAAGATGAAGCAATCATTTTGACTGTTTTCTCTTACTCTAAATCCTAGGTGAGCtcctaaatttttcttaacgACACGATACCTTCGTATAcgtcaaaaattttctccttctttaaaAGGAAGCATGCTTTGTGAAcgttgtttttcgttttcattgcgCTGAAACCAGTGACGAGATCAGCCCACCGCGCTGCAGCCGGCGGCCTCTATTGACTTCTGttatttccacaaaaacgCGAAAAACGTCTGCTTTATTGAAGAAACATTTACAAATTttgttactttatttattttattgaagaaaCATCACAACAACACAGTGACAACACCAATGTTTACACTGGTGACCGCGACGCTACCGCCGCATTTTCTTTGGTTGGCACACACTGCCTCTTCTCTTCCCTCTCCTACGCCGTCAACCACTCATTCGAACCTTCGCTTTTTGAAAGTACTTTAGCAGCAGTCGATTCAGTTCAAAAATGAGATGCGAacagttgttttgttttcttgaatttcagTGCTCTTGTACTTTTCGGTGTCTTTTGGTTCCTCCATGGTTCATTTATTCTCAATTATCATCcaatttattcaaataaatcatATTCACTAGATTTTTCTTGACATTGTGACTCTAGCGGAAGTTATCAAAATCAGACTGTAGGAGTCCTTCAAGTTGAAAATAGTTGAAGCCTTtacttcaggaaaaaaaaaccagtcaATAGCTCATAGAAGCACCATTGTGACACCAATATTTTATCTAATACGTTTGTGTTTACTAACACGTCTGTTTGCCGCAAGTTTCTAATTCAATTAGTTTTAACTTCTTTGGATTCCCGGGAAACTCCAGTAGATTTAGATCGACTGATGGACTTgtatttctgcacttttttcctcCACCAAGCTACAAAACGTCGTCTCTGATCGCTACCACCTCGTCGTCTGCTTCGGCGCAATCGCGAAGTTTTCACCTGAAGGTGacaatctcttttctttccccAAACGTTGACAGAGAAAAGTAGGGAAGTGTAAAGAGAGATACCAGGTCCTGAGATGTGACGAGGACTCCACTCCGAGCTTTTGAACATAGAAGTCCAGCATTTATCCAGTCGGAATTCGCAGGTACGTTCTCAtactgaaaacaacaaaaaattccaataataaaaatcaacaagTAATTTCGCTGGCGCGGAGCGATATTGCATAAAAACTTTGTAGTAGACCATGAAGAATAGGACCGAATATCGTATTCTTCATCctatttcatgaaaaaaaagaaccacatgacaaaaattcaggaagaaaagatgCTAAGCCCTAATTCTGAGATCTGGCTCCTACGATAATACCTcagaagataagaaaaatcaTGTCATTCACTGCGAAACCTTCAAGGGTATCGTAGTTCAAATAATGGAgataactgcaaattttgttaCTGCtatgaaatttgtaaaaacagTTGTAAAAATCTTAACATGGATTCATTGACGGTCCTAGCAATGGTACTACTTAACAACGCGTCTTTAGGGTTtacttactttcttttttgtttctttattcatttattttttatttcttctcagaCATGACTTATTTTTCCCTCCAAGGGAACATTCTAtactcttcatttctttaaaatcctACGCACAAATCCAGCAACTATCACTGCATCATCCTTGAGAAGTCCAGAGTCCGGTGATGCCGAGATGGGCACTGCTTTGACGAGCGGAACTTGAGCGTAGATGCAACTAACCGCAATGGTTTCAGCTGTTGCGTAGGAGGACTGGGAGGACTTGAAGCTTGTGGGATCGTCGCTACTCCACTCCAACGGAAGAGATAGCGGAGCTAACGAGAGTCCCATCACAGCCATTACCGCGTCCTCGTCGCTGCGAGCTTCAGGCAACTCTGACCCGGCCATACTTCTTTTCGGCGATACCAGCGGATAGGAAATCGCTGACATTGGAAGAGAGCTTAGTAGATAAATGTGCCTCAGAGTTAGAGAACTAGATGCATCGATCGATTTTTGTGGCCTGGTGAACTCCGATCTTTGATCATGCCTAGGTGGTCGGATCCTCAGACCAAGACTTTTGTTGATCTTCATCAGTAGTCAACGTTTTCGCTGTTGTCAGTGAACAGGGAACCGAAGGCCTAAGTGATTGTTCCTTTCAAACGCCTCCCTacgcagttaaaggcagcaaaccacacgttgtttttttgttggttcatttgtttattatatattaaggAATCCAGAGcggtttcgctcatctttccttATTCGTCgcaaaaaacagcgtggaagaCGCCTTTTCTGCGACGTTTTCAGTTGctacgcgccacccttgcgcattCGCCACACCGCTATCCGAGCGGTCGAAGCTCGGTGATGTCCTCCCACCAGaatattcaagtgaaacctatgtCGAAAAACCTAACCTAACCTAGGTCGCcgggggaccagaacgtatacatagaggagcgttctaaagTACCTGGCAGGCAGGGAAgcagttcccacgccattgttttacgacgattaggtagagttgagcggaaccatcccggatctcgcaatctacaacccgatcTCTAGTTTTTACCGCGGTttccctcatcacgtcaaAGTCGTGATATGTGGCCTTTAAATGCCTAGCATTTTGCACAAAAACAGCCTCATGATTACTTTAGGTGTCGAGAAGTGGCAGTACAGGCCAGCTCATAGCTGTGAACCTTCGGAATGATCTAGAGAAAGGCCAAAACAACCGCTCTGTGATCAAAATTCGTAGAGATGACAAGGAGGCAGCTCGTCTGCGATCACGAAGCTCACATCATCTGTTTTGCATGTTACTTCTGCACATTTAAGGTAACCATTACGTCCACACTGCCGATGGTGCAATTTTGCACAAAGCCAGCTAgacattttctccatttcgtGTCCATAAAATATCCACATTGGGCGGATGTAGCAGAGACGGCAAGAAGTCTGCTGTTgccacacgatcgatcgatggttcgaaactgtccTAGCGAAACCTTTCCTATCtgcgaggtcgataaattggcgcCTGACCTGTCTAGGAGgagaaaacattgacttgaccatcggctggccacGCGTCCGTCAACCATTGCGACTATGAGTTGTAATCAAAAACCGTGGCGCCCCCCAAAAAAGTCGAATAAGGCTGTCCGCAGAGTTAGCAGAAGCTACGGCGTCAAGTGCCGCCTTGCTACCAATAGGTGATCATTGATTGTACGCTATGACGTGGACGAGTTCGGCCGATAATCACCAATTGGGAGAAGCGCCACCACTTCTGCTCTGTGTGCAGCGTAGCTTCTTTCGAACGCTTCATTCTTCATTGTtcattcaagaaaattctaagGCTGTGCGCAAAGAGTACATCCataacctcagattcgtataACATCGATCTCCAAAAGTATTTTCGCTACGTGAATAGCACCCAAAGACGTTTTCGTAACGACGATTAGGCATTTGAGAGGGCGAATCACTTATATCTTTGACTTTCTGCGCTCCTACCGCAGAAACGTCGGACTAGCTTAGGTGTTAGTGAAAATAGGTAACAATCTCAGCCTCCAGCTCAAGCAGCTCAATGGATGGTAgcgaaattttactttttgattttactttttttattttttttttatttttactgctACAGGGCACGGACTGCTTCTTCCCAGATCCAGAGTACTCGTCTGCAATTTCGGTAACAAGCCTGTTCCTTACGCTGTCTAAACTCATTGCGAACAGTGCAAACTTACATCGTCCAGCAACTCGAATTCGGGGCTTTCAAAAATCCCACGAACGATCGTTCGTCTCCTGTTAGCGATGACTATGTAGCCCAGAACTGTAAGCAAGTATTCTTGGAGGTGTTCGGTTAGGGATCCACACGTCTTGTTACTTACCGAAGGAAATTGTTGCAACCACAGTTAGGTATATGAAAACTATCCAGAACGGAACGAAGACCACACCCGTAGATGAGGTGTGCGAAAGCTGAATTATTACGCCCAGCTTAATCAACTTGGAACGCGTTCAACGCAGCAGACGCGACGCGGCCGCTGGACCTTTAAAAAGCGTGGCAGCAAAAATGTCCCAGTTGTAGGGGAGTGTGAACGGAAGGGAGCGCCCCTACTCCGCTTTGCCGCGTATCCAACCATACCCCACTGGAAAACTTCGGCGATTGTTATTCACTACTCCACAATCAACATACAAGAAATAGGAAAACTCCACTCAAGCTCAAGGGAATAACATCAAAACCGTCACCTTTACGGTGTGCACTCCTCGAAAAACTGTCGCCAGCGCGATCAAGCCAGGCAGTTGACGACTCGACCTCTCACCAATGGATGATGAAGACATCTGAGCTTGAGATGAGGGCTTGTTTGGCAATGAGGCTCTTAACACTCTGACATCAAACCATCATGTCAACAATAATGgcttttttgtgtatttgcgctgggtttttttttgactttaaagacagcatactacgaattcgacgtggtgaaggaatcagcgggaaaatctagagttatTATTGTAGAATGGGATCAGTGTTGGTTCCGATTGTAGAATTGGATTAGTGTTGGTTCCGCTCGCCTCTCCCTGgtcgctgtaaaaaaacggcgtgaaagactccgtttttcacgacgatttcagttgcaacgggccacccttgcgcacgcatcgcatccaagtgcgatcgGTCGAGAACCAGTggtgtcttctcaccagcctattccaGTTAAACCAACGAATAGACTACTGAGGGGAACGGAACGTGTACAAAGAGGAGCGTTCCAACGCAATTCGTAATAACTgaagtggttcccacgccgtttcttacgacgatgagggagagatgagcggaaccacccctgaccTCGCAATCTTcaaccccatctctaactttttcggattccttcaccacgtcagattcgtggcatgcttcCTCttaattcagaaccgtttgggGTTCATGAACGCGCACGCAGCCGAGCCGATCCAATGTCGAGTcatcagtgttttcatcctcccagacaggtctgataagaatttatcgactccgtaGGGATGGAAGGATTGGTTGTCGCTAGGGGATTCGAGCCTCAGACCGATTATGCAGACACAAGGGAACCTTTTACCTTCCGTGCTACATCCGCCCTATTGGTGCATtagcagcaaaaaaagttgCGATACGCCTGACACCATAAAATTCATGCAGGAATAGCTCGGATGAAATGAGAGTTCATATCGGTGCCGGAGAGTGGGGCTATGTGTTTGGAGAGGTTCATATTGCAAAGCTTCGCGATCTTCAGGTTGCTCTTACATCAAAAACTAAGTCAAATTAGATTTATTTGGAAGGAATC
The Necator americanus strain Aroian chromosome I, whole genome shotgun sequence genome window above contains:
- a CDS encoding hypothetical protein (NECATOR_CHRI.G1676.T3); the protein is MQKLEADRNLAAFLQGAAERSEKDTKVPNPSMIIVANEGTFSWIRNFVCSVAEFNMLTRLSIITTDHDTTLSIGLKFPMLQVYEMSFNEISDGIRPKYDEVVRHRVVEILRLRIGAMVAKKEMDAIIAAPNQVWTNYLLNRTLYRYRGHQNREGLLVQQLSAQLLSRKFTSADSALTYACDVPRRYMCHRMPQGLMVGTGWFRDKQRTIPPDIVHIPMSTKKSALKKAGLWLLSEDGNCIPSVRENLSSSVLRSELKWKKVAKDLKPSRWRYRFRPPHSELHRTFLEEPSVNDMIS
- a CDS encoding hypothetical protein (NECATOR_CHRI.G1678.T2); protein product: MSSSSIGERSSRQLPGLIALATVFRGVHTVKLSHTSSTGVVFVPFWIVFIYLTVVATISFVLGYIVIANRRRTIVRGIFESPEFELLDDYENVPANSDWINAGLLCSKARSGVLVTSQDLVKTSRLRRSRRRGGSDQRRRFVAWWRKKVQKYKSISRSKSTGVSRESKEVKTN
- a CDS encoding hypothetical protein (NECATOR_CHRI.G1678.T1), encoding MSAISYPLVSPKRSMAGSELPEARSDEDAVMAVMGLSLAPLSLPLEWSSDDPTSFKSSQSSYATAETIAVSCIYAQVPLVKAVPISASPDSGLLKDDAVIVAGFYENVPANSDWINAGLLCSKARSGVLVTSQDLVKTSRLRRSRRRGGSDQRRRFVAWWRKKVQKYKSISRSKSTGVSRESKEVKTN